From the genome of Oncorhynchus gorbuscha isolate QuinsamMale2020 ecotype Even-year linkage group LG18, OgorEven_v1.0, whole genome shotgun sequence:
TGTATGTAATATCCATTTGAGTCATTGAGATTGTAGTACTGTGACCCACCTCAGAGGTGGTAAATGAGTCCAGCTCCCGCTTGCCTCCAGGGTACCAGCCATGGGACCAGTGCTGGGAGGAAGACAGCTGGGCTCCCAGACACAGCAGCAGCCCCAGCATAAACACCAGTCTAGCCACACTCACCATCACTGGAtctgagtggagagggatggagaggtgtaAGGAGAGGGAAGTTGTAGGTGAAGACAGCATGCAACACTAGTCTGTGCAATAAGGTGTACCTTTCAcaaggaaagaaagggagggatgggggcTGGTTATACAATTAATGCCTCAGTATCGAGAGAAAGTGCGAGAGGCTGCTTTAACAGGCTGCTCAATTCCCCCCCCAAAATTATCTAAACAAAtgtgtcttttgaccaatcacatctttttccaataattgggcaaaagatcagaattaggCTGTCTGTGTAAACGCAGATTATGTGGCCTGTTCTACTACTGCTGGTAGtgacattggtgtcagaagtgtgATGGCGCCTTCTGATCAGCCAGACTTGCAAATCAGGGTATCCAAATGTTGGCAAAGAGGAACAATTGGACAGGCAAACAGCAACACGCAACAACAAGCCTTAAAGtttcaaatgtgtttttcttgT
Proteins encoded in this window:
- the LOC124003067 gene encoding progonadoliberin-2, coding for MVSVARLVFMLGLLLCLGAQLSSSQHWSHGWYPGGKRELDSFTTSEISEEIKLCEAGECSYLRPQRRNILKNVILDALAREFQKRK